The DNA segment TTTAAAAATCATTCGACATCTTCTAATCAGTTTGTGTAATGTCCCAAGTGCATCATCAGTTACTATCATTCATACGTTCGTTCACTTGAGCTTTTGATTAATTCGTCGTTAATATACAGATCAAATGAACCAGAGTAGCTTGGGCTTACTCGGATTGGAATGGTGTATGTTTTTGATTCGGAAATCTCTTCATCTACAAACACTTCGTCCTCGCCTTCCGTTGAGGCATCACGATAAACAATTCGGATGTCAAACACTTTTCCATCCTCTTGTTCCTGCTGCGATACTTCTACTGGTTGACTAACATCAATGACTCGACTCGGTTCTTCCTCATCATCCGGTTCGTCATCACCTGGGGTATCCGTTGCTGGAGGGGCTGTCCCTCCAGGAGATTCGCCTTCTGCTCCTCTGGACACAACCACTTCTACGTTGCTGCCTGGATCGAGCATTTCAAATGGCTCAGGATCTTGAGAGATGATTCTCCCTTCGGCAATTGTATCGCTATATTCAAAGGAAAACCGACCTCTTAACCCTTCATTATTGAAGTAAGAACGAGCTTCCTCTTCCGTTTCACCCTCTAGATTTGAAAGACGAATTTGACTCTCAACCGCATAGGTTAAATAGACTGGAGTATTTGAGGGTACAATGGTTGAACCTGCAACTGGTGTTTGACTAATGACCGTGCCTTCAGGCTTTTCATTGCTTTCCCTCGTTACTCTTTCAACTGTAACGTTTAATTGCTCTAGCAACCGTTCTGCTTGCTCAATGGGCAAGTCTACATAGTCTTGCAAGGTAATCTCTTCTTCTACACCACTCACCTGCACTCGAACCGTCGAGCCTTCTTTTACAGAGGATCCTACACGTGGATTTACTGAAATGACATTCCCTGAATCAACTGAGTCATCCTCAACCTCTTGAATATCTACAGTCAAACGAAGATCTTCAAGGGTTTGCTCTGCTTCTTCAATCGGTTCATCAATGATATCTGGAATGGTTACTTCTCCCACACGAAAAACACTTGGTAAAATCGCAAACGCAGTGGCCCCTACGACTAAAGTAAAGAGAGCCGTTAGGACAAGAATAATGAGCCATTTCTTTCGCTTTTTTGGTTTTTTCGGTTT comes from the Alkalihalobacillus sp. FSL W8-0930 genome and includes:
- the pknB gene encoding Stk1 family PASTA domain-containing Ser/Thr kinase produces the protein MIGQRISDRYVIIEGIGGGGMANVYLALDVILDRHVAVKVLQPQFSDDEQFIKRFRREAQAATSLAHPNIVNIFDVGEEGNLYYIVMEYVKGQTLKELIQQEGPLQVEVALGYLKQILAAMAHAHANQIVHRDIKPHNILISEDGEAKVADFGIARAMSAATITHTNSVMGSVHYLSPEQARGGHITYRSDIYSLGIVFYEMLSGVLPFSGDTAVSIAIKHLQNDMPSIRNINQSIPQSVENMIHKATMKDPAARYQTAEEMEEDAYTLLDPERSDETPYTVKKEDDHEVTKAVPIVGKLPESVDLEKTIAAEPTKPVQQVTESKPPQAEPIAKPKKPKKRKKWLIILVLTALFTLVVGATAFAILPSVFRVGEVTIPDIIDEPIEEAEQTLEDLRLTVDIQEVEDDSVDSGNVISVNPRVGSSVKEGSTVRVQVSGVEEEITLQDYVDLPIEQAERLLEQLNVTVERVTRESNEKPEGTVISQTPVAGSTIVPSNTPVYLTYAVESQIRLSNLEGETEEEARSYFNNEGLRGRFSFEYSDTIAEGRIISQDPEPFEMLDPGSNVEVVVSRGAEGESPGGTAPPATDTPGDDEPDDEEEPSRVIDVSQPVEVSQQEQEDGKVFDIRIVYRDASTEGEDEVFVDEEISESKTYTIPIRVSPSYSGSFDLYINDELIKSSSERTYE